The DNA window aatcttgaattttgctcattatacatttattaacatatttaaaatgtttaaattctagatacACAGGCATAACTttgccattatttaaaatatgtggctaagaaatagctattaactttttcgtttttttttttttttttttttttggcagggcaagtgaaaatctcaaccaatggcccgatcggacccgtataaaaaatccttagcgttgaatcctgaatattgtattcatatcgctatatatattgaagaaaaacaaaacattgcaatgtcagatttttccaatatcgtacagCCCTAGTAGGTTcattaagttagggtaattagaccaATCAtcatataataatggtttgtactgtaggtgattgaaaaaataaatattgcttaagggggctaataatattgaccttaaaatgtttttcttttaaattttaaaactgcttttattctaaccaaaatagaaaaaataagactttctccagaagaaaaaatattataggaaatactgtgaaaaattcctgaatctgttaaacatcatttgggaaatatttgaaaaggaaaaaagggCTAATATTTGTATCtataaactgtatatattgtCAATATATTTAGTATTGTCACACTAAATACTTACTCTTTTTATCTTCAGATGTGCTCTCCGATGTACCGAATTCATCTGCTCATCCACCAAAGCGTGACTCTGAGAAGAAGTTTATCAGCATGTCATTCAGACTCAACAACAACTCTATCAAGGACCTTACAGGACTGATGGACACTCTTTCAGCGCTTTTCTCTGAGCCGACTCGTCTGGCCTGGCTCGATCTTTCCTTCAATGAGATTAAACACATCGATTCAGTATGTGAACAATACCCATGTCGTTTCTGCTctgaattcatccattcatcagtcTTTCTTCTTTTTGTTAGCAACTCCCAACTTCCAACAATCCAGTCAGTTCCCAAAGATTGAATTTATGCACCACCATAATTGTTTTTTCAATTCAGAACCATTTTAAGtgcatatacagttgacgtcagaattattagccaccctgtatattttattccccaatttctgttaaatgaagagaagattttttttcaacacatttctaaacatagttccattcattcattcattcattttctcccGCTTTTCCCGGGCTGGGTCACATGGGCAGCAGTCTtaagagagaaccccagacttccctctccccagacacttcctccagctcctccggggggatcccgaggtgttcccaggccagccgagaggcatagtccctccagcgtgtcctgggtcttccccaaggcctcctcccggtgggacatgcctgaaacacctcccagggtaggcgtccaggagacatccgaaacagatgccagagccacctcagATGACTTCTATCGATGTGgaagagcagcggctctactctgagctcctcatCCTGTCTATAAGGATGCGCCCTACCACCCTGTggaggaaactcattttggccgcttgtatccaagatcttgtcctttcagccATGACCCAAAGCAGATGACTATAGGTAGGAACGTAGGATGACCGGTAAATTCAGAGCTTTGCCTTtaggctcagctccttctttaccacaacagaccagtacatcaaccgcattattgctgccgctgcactgatccgCCTGTccatctcacgttccatccttccctcactcatgaacaaaaccccaagatactttaactcctccacctggggtaaggactttcctccaacctggagatgtcaaaccacctttttcaggtggagcaccatggcctcggacttggaggtgctgatgtTCATCCCAGCCGCttcacactctgcagcaaaccgccccagtgcatgctgaaggtccatgttcaatgaagccaacagaacaacatcatctgcaaataacagagatgaaatcctgtggtctcCGAACCGGACTTCCTTCCAGCCCAAGTCTGTGCTTTAAAATTCTGTCTATAAAAGATATGAATAGAATTGGTGAAaaggggcagccctgccggagtccaacatgcactggaaacaagtctgacttattgccggcaatgcgaaccaaactcctactctgttcatacagggaagagacagcccttaacagagcaCCCTCAacagaatgccacgagggacaGGGTCGAATgtcttctccaagtccacaaaacacatgttgGACATAttcccatgaaccctcgagcaccctggaaAGGGTTTGGAGCTTGTCCAGTTTACCACAGCCTGGACGAAAACCACATTGTTCCTCCTtgatcctaggttcaaccatcgaccggatcctcctctccagtaccctggcatagactttcccagagaggcataatagttttaataacttatttctaataactgatttcatgacttttatctttgtcatgatgacagtacatcaaatttttcaagatactagtattcagcttaaagtcacatttaaaggcataactaggttaattagggaaaataggcaagtcattgtataacagtgttcagtagacaattgaaaaaaaaatagcttaataggctaataattttgaccttaaaatgctttttttaaaaattaaaaactgcttttattctagctgaaataaaacaaataagactttctccagaagagaaaatattataagaaatactgtgaaaattgtcttgctctcttaaacataatttggcaaatacttgaaaaagaacTTTAATAAAGTCTGTATGCAGATTACAAGGAATATGAATGTAGTTTTCACTCTTTCCTTCAGGTTCTCACTCAACTCAAAGAATTGCGCTTATTGTATCTGCATGGAAATAATATTCAGGAGTTGTCGGAGGTGGATAAACTTGCAGTGTTGCCGTCGCTCCACACCATCACTCTTCACGGGAATCCCATAGTGAGCGAGCGAGATTACAGGTATGATTGAaggtcattcattcatcttccttctgcttagtctctatttcagaggtcgccacagtggaatgatccaccagctattccagcatatttttacgcagcggatgcccctccagctacaaccttgtactgggaaacacccatacattttccttctgcttagtctctatttcagaggtcaccacagtggaataaaccaccagctattccagcatatttttatgcagcggatgcccttccagctacaacccagtactgggaaacacccatacacagtcattcacacattacggctaatttagtttattcaattcatctatagcgcatgtgtttggactgtgggggaaaccggaggaaacccacgccaactcagggagaacatgcaaactccacacagaaatgccaaatggtccagctgggactcgaaccagtgaccttctcgctgtgaggtgatagtgctacccactgcgcctccgTGCTGCCCATATttgaatataatattataaataatatctaaatataaaattaattaatatttttttgtcttttttcatacACATTCATATaaaaatgcatacacacacacacacacacagatttatacagttaaagtcagaattattcacccccctgtttattttgccccccaatttttgtttaatggacatttaaacacatttctaaacataatagttttaataactcatttctaataactgatttatttgatctttgccatgatgacagtaaacaatatttgactagatattttttaagacacttctatacagcttaatgtgacatttaaaggcttaactaggttaattaggttaactaggcaggttagtgtaattaggcaagttattctataacgatggtttgttctgtagaccaggggttcccaaatttttcagcccgcgacccccaaaataacaatgccagtgactcgcgacccccaatatcctctgaggtggttataaatacagaaaccttgcatgcaatgacgcagacacaccaattaaatttgtgtcagtgcttaaaatgtgccagaaagtataacctgatgttataaaatcaaaatgcatctgacgctattgctgcctttaatataatgtaattaccccaggggtcgcaatccaatagaactagtaactataagctactatagtaactatatagtatatagtaaccataaactactatttttattttcagtatagttatggataaaatatgttaattcttatggtttaataaaaataaatagatttttggaaatcaccaggcgaccccccttcattgtcccgcgacccctcggggggtcccgacccccactttgagaaccactgctgtagactatcgaaacaaaaaatagcttaaaggggctaatgatattgtttctaaaatggttcataaaaaattaaaaactgctttcattttagccaaaataaattaaataaaactttgtcctgtagaaaaaatattatcagacatactgtaaaaatttccttgctctgttaaacataatttaggaaatataaaaaaaatttaaaagaggaaaaaaattcaaagggggctaataattctgacttcaactgtgtactCTACATCCACACAGATGCAAAAACAATTATGGTCACAATTACATTTTTcacgtttttttcttttttctttgcaaCAAAAAagcgaaataaataaataaaaggcacAGGACGGGATGGATGTTGAGTAAATGAGAACAGTAATTTGTGAAAGTGTTTTGCATCCGCTGTTATATGAACTGGTGATTTTCCACTGTGGGTCTCAGCACTGGTGGCGTTCCTGACACAACAGGTGCTGAAACTGTGGTCAGGATCTGGTTACTAACCTCTGCTGTCCTGTGCATAGCAACACAGTAATCACATATAGTTCTGATACACACACGGCATGTGCAGGAGGGAATGCTTTCAAAGCCAGACCCAGCCAGTCCAAGAGAATGACTGTATATTTAGCAATAAAattaaatctatatatatatgtttttttttcttctgcattgcatattttaaaatcaacCACACTTTCTCTACAAATTCACATCCCtgcaatgtaaaaacaatacaaattgtttgctaatatttttattattatatatatatatatatatatatatatatatatatatatatatatatatatatatatatatatatatatataatttttttatttttatatatactttgaaattatatataatctatataatattttttatgcattttgggaTTAAATATGACcttcagatatttaaaaaatagtataATGACCTATATATTATTGTGTTTAGTCAtaacataaaaatgcaattacatgtgtgtgtgtgtatgttatatgattttattatatatatatatatatatatatatatatatatatatatatatatatatatatatataaaatctaatttagttttagttttccttaattaattacatttaataaatgcataataaatcatttaatcaaACTATTAAACAGATTTTTGGTTTATATAtactacttatatatatatatatatatatatatatatatatatatatatatatatatatatatatatatatatatatataattattgttaataattatataagtaataataataagtaaataatatatgtgtatatatatatatatatatatatatatatatatatatatatatatatatataatattaagtaataaacaatttaatttataatttgtttaataattaattacatttaataaatgcataataaacaattaaatcaaactattaaactgtttttgatgcaacaatttaaatatttaaaatatatttttaaatattactaaatTAACATTCATGTAAACAGTTCACATCAGCtcgtttattaaatattaagagATAAAActtgcattaataaataataataatacacatttgAAATGCTCAATTCTTAAGCCCAAAGCACTACAACAAtagctaaataaaaataaccaaCACCTAATAAGGGTACAGTATGTACAACCCAATGTTGAgattatatttttcattattgtcaTGTTGGAACTGTACTGTAAAATCAAACCTATGTCTCTGCTACTAATAGTGAATTGAGTTGTTTTAACTCAGAGTTATGTTTCTTCTACTGAGCTGTGTTTCTGCCTTTTTTCCCAGGGCTCATTTGATCGCTACGCTTCCTCATGTGAAGATGATTGATTTCAGCGCCGTCACCAAACAGGAACGAGAGTTGACTTCAGTTTGGCAGaagagcagaaacacacacaaatccaCAGGTTACAGCAAATCAGACTGAATCAGACTTCACCAAaatcctacactgaaaaaaaaaaaaagattgtatttaCAACattgttttaaggtaagtggttgcaaactatttatatgggctgaatttaaacaaactaattaagttaaacattattacatttaatttgtttgtttaaattcagtccaatTTGCAACAACATAccctaaaaaatgtaaatccaatcatttttttcagtgtaacgtGACATACAGTAGATAGACTGAGTCAAATAAACATTCATTTCGAGCTGCAATAAATCTTGTAGAGTTACTTCAGTCTGCCTGAGTGTTTCTTCATTAGCTGTTGAGATGAAGACACATCAATAAGTGGAGAAACATCTTAGGtaacaagaaaacaaaaaacatccaTTCAACATATTTTTGAGCTGTCCGCATTACACACAGCTGAaccaaaattatttgccctcctgtgaatttctttttttattatttcccaaatgatgtttatcagagcaatggattttttaacagtatttcctatatttgtcttctagagaaagtattatttgttttattttagctaattaATTACTGGAAATt is part of the Danio rerio strain Tuebingen ecotype United States chromosome 15, GRCz12tu, whole genome shotgun sequence genome and encodes:
- the lrrc51 gene encoding leucine-rich repeat-containing protein 51 isoform X1, coding for MFGSSVDFSFKEINTISDVLSDVPNSSAHPPKRDSEKKFISMSFRLNNNSIKDLTGLMDTLSALFSEPTRLAWLDLSFNEIKHIDSVLTQLKELRLLYLHGNNIQELSEVDKLAVLPSLHTITLHGNPIVSERDYRAHLIATLPHVKMIDFSAVTKQERELTSVWQKSRNTHKSTGYSKSD
- the lrrc51 gene encoding leucine-rich repeat-containing protein 51 (The RefSeq protein has 3 substitutions compared to this genomic sequence), with product MFGSSVDFSFKEINTISDVLSDVPNSSAHPPKRDSKKKFISMSFRLNNNSIKDLTGLMDTLSALFSEPTRLAWLDLSFNEIKHIDSVLTQLKELRLLYLHGNNIQELSEVDKLAVLPSLHTITLHGNPIVSERDYRAHLIAMLPHVKMIDFSAVTKQERELTSVWQKSKNTHKSTGYSKSD